One genomic segment of Synechocystis sp. LKSZ1 includes these proteins:
- a CDS encoding extracellular solute-binding protein encodes MFALLTPVRDILAIAKKQLKTEFSFKKWLTWRYLLLLLVFSLTCITACSNEEVPLTGNQLQGNLLIWHSLEPEAAKLINDSFQEFEQLNPNVKIQSIHLPKEQIISKFIGQSQKGFGASALIELNRNLPALIESKRLRAIAPAEMDLNRYFPANIQQIRYQDKLYGIPLKSSTQVLCYNQAKLQNSDNSSLSQPPKTLDELIERAKKGYSIGMVSNFEDTFWGIGNFGGYLVNDQGQIEISLAAWSKWLTWLKQAVTQRNFVILRTDHKILDKAFLKGFLTYYVCNSSEIATFKKILKENLKVALLPGNKPFKATPFLYTETLMINRSTSDNESALAIALGKFLTNPEHQLQGIVQTESLIPTNRQVLMDQAFLPIESVLLEQAKTAVAIRLDNLAKILPSFDVAESLYQSAIAGEISTEQAAQELTELINRQLGLTMKPTSSSPTH; translated from the coding sequence ATGTTTGCTCTGTTAACGCCAGTGAGAGATATTTTGGCCATAGCTAAAAAGCAATTAAAGACAGAATTTTCTTTTAAAAAATGGCTAACATGGAGATATTTACTTTTACTGCTTGTTTTTTCTTTGACTTGTATTACAGCTTGTAGTAATGAGGAAGTTCCTCTAACGGGTAATCAACTTCAAGGTAATTTATTGATCTGGCATTCTTTAGAGCCTGAGGCGGCCAAATTAATTAATGATAGTTTTCAAGAATTTGAACAACTTAACCCTAATGTTAAAATCCAAAGTATTCACCTTCCTAAAGAGCAAATTATCTCGAAGTTTATTGGGCAATCTCAAAAGGGATTTGGTGCTAGTGCCTTGATCGAATTGAACCGCAACTTACCAGCCTTAATTGAAAGTAAGCGTCTTCGGGCGATCGCCCCTGCCGAGATGGATCTAAATCGCTATTTCCCTGCCAATATCCAACAAATTCGTTATCAAGATAAACTCTATGGTATCCCTTTAAAATCCAGTACTCAAGTGCTATGCTATAACCAGGCAAAATTACAAAACAGTGATAATTCTAGCCTCAGTCAACCACCAAAAACCCTAGATGAATTAATAGAAAGAGCAAAAAAAGGCTATTCCATTGGCATGGTTTCTAACTTTGAAGATACCTTTTGGGGAATCGGTAATTTTGGTGGCTACTTGGTCAATGATCAGGGTCAAATAGAAATTAGTTTAGCCGCCTGGAGCAAATGGTTAACCTGGCTCAAACAAGCAGTTACGCAACGAAATTTTGTGATACTGAGAACGGATCATAAAATCCTGGACAAAGCATTTCTTAAGGGATTTTTAACCTATTATGTCTGCAATTCCTCTGAAATTGCTACCTTTAAAAAAATCTTAAAAGAGAATCTAAAAGTGGCACTGTTACCTGGAAACAAACCCTTTAAAGCAACTCCTTTTCTTTATACAGAAACCTTGATGATTAATCGGAGCACGTCGGACAATGAAAGTGCTTTGGCGATTGCCCTCGGCAAATTTTTAACGAATCCCGAACATCAACTTCAAGGTATTGTTCAAACCGAAAGTCTTATTCCTACCAATCGCCAAGTGTTAATGGATCAAGCCTTTTTACCGATTGAATCCGTTTTACTAGAGCAAGCCAAGACAGCCGTTGCCATTCGCCTCGATAATTTAGCGAAAATTCTTCCCAGTTTTGATGTGGCAGAATCACTCTATCAGTCGGCGATCGCAGGCGAAATTTCGACTGAGCAAGCAGCCCAAGAACTGACTGAATTAATTAACCGCCAACTAGGACTTACCATGAAACCCACTAGCTCTTCCCCAACCCATTAG
- a CDS encoding alpha/beta hydrolase: MPVQAAEKLFFIYNPLNFSVEISSLELFAKEGKINKNLEFYLQFTTPEQKAAFREALTKKIDLSPVVVSRFFNTSIGEDILTRLGRGITIQGGSNGKSALRAALVQAAFDPQGFTLINVLKKLPTNMQFQGELLLGFAQEANKFILATETLISELRQLTAQEAATDRPVDYSQLTDLRQVGPYKVTKQVWNLTDKSRDRSFYVDVYIPQSTDGKRPVVVFSHGLASRPEDYGQALERLASYGFLVAAPQHPGSDSIWAKEVLEGYHRDAFDLNDFINRPKDISFVIDELERRNAAEFQNRLDLQNVGMGGHSFGGYTALAIAGAEIDFDYLKQECDQLYGGVNIALLLECRALDLPRQTYNFRDNRVKAVFAANPVNRGIFGPKGLSKITIPIMLGSGSYDPAAPPALEQAASFTWLGSPKKYWAMVEGQAHVNFSELDAGLSKSIETVTQLTLPSQNLITDYTAAIEISFFEVYINQNEKFRPYLQSAYAEYLSQGEQFKLDFISQASVQKLIDAIKKFKQENP; the protein is encoded by the coding sequence ATGCCAGTGCAGGCTGCTGAAAAGCTATTTTTTATCTATAATCCCCTGAACTTTTCCGTTGAGATTAGTTCATTGGAATTGTTTGCCAAAGAAGGAAAGATCAATAAAAATCTCGAATTTTATCTTCAGTTTACAACACCCGAACAAAAAGCTGCCTTTCGAGAGGCCCTGACTAAAAAGATTGATTTATCGCCAGTAGTTGTATCTCGTTTTTTCAATACTAGTATTGGTGAAGATATTCTCACTCGTCTAGGTAGAGGTATTACAATTCAGGGAGGCAGTAATGGGAAGTCTGCTCTTAGAGCTGCTTTGGTTCAAGCGGCTTTTGATCCTCAAGGTTTTACCTTGATCAATGTCCTAAAAAAATTGCCGACTAACATGCAGTTCCAGGGAGAACTATTGTTGGGTTTTGCTCAGGAGGCTAATAAATTTATCCTAGCAACGGAAACTCTGATTAGTGAACTTCGTCAGTTGACTGCCCAGGAAGCTGCCACCGATCGCCCTGTGGACTATTCCCAGTTAACGGATCTGCGTCAGGTTGGCCCCTATAAAGTTACTAAACAAGTTTGGAATTTAACTGATAAAAGCCGCGATCGCTCCTTTTATGTGGATGTTTATATTCCCCAATCCACTGACGGAAAAAGGCCGGTGGTGGTTTTTTCCCATGGGTTAGCCTCCCGTCCTGAAGATTATGGCCAAGCTTTAGAGCGTTTAGCGTCCTACGGTTTTTTGGTGGCGGCTCCCCAACATCCTGGTAGTGATAGTATTTGGGCCAAGGAAGTGCTGGAAGGCTACCATCGGGACGCTTTTGATCTCAATGATTTTATTAACCGTCCTAAAGATATTAGCTTTGTCATTGATGAGCTAGAACGGCGTAATGCTGCTGAGTTTCAAAATAGGTTAGATTTGCAAAATGTGGGCATGGGCGGCCATTCCTTCGGGGGGTATACGGCCCTAGCGATCGCCGGTGCAGAAATTGATTTTGACTATCTTAAACAGGAATGCGATCAACTTTATGGTGGTGTTAACATTGCTCTTTTACTAGAATGTCGTGCCTTAGATTTACCCCGACAAACCTATAACTTTCGAGATAATCGAGTTAAAGCGGTGTTTGCGGCCAATCCTGTCAATCGCGGCATTTTTGGCCCCAAGGGACTAAGTAAAATTACCATTCCTATCATGTTGGGTTCAGGAAGCTATGATCCTGCCGCTCCGCCTGCCTTAGAACAAGCCGCCTCTTTTACCTGGTTGGGAAGCCCCAAAAAATATTGGGCCATGGTCGAAGGGCAAGCCCACGTTAACTTTTCGGAATTGGATGCAGGTCTGAGTAAAAGCATTGAAACTGTGACCCAATTAACTTTACCCAGTCAGAATTTAATCACTGATTACACGGCGGCTATTGAGATTTCTTTTTTTGAAGTTTATATTAATCAAAATGAAAAATTTCGTCCCTATTTACAATCTGCTTATGCGGAATATTTGAGCCAGGGTGAACAGTTTAAGTTGGATTTTATTAGTCAGGCTTCTGTGCAAAAGTTAATTGATGCCATTAAAAAATTCAAGCAGGAAAATCCTTGA
- a CDS encoding arylsulfatase — MSTKQPNILIIWGDDIGQSNLSCYTHGLMGYKTPNIDRIAKEGMLFTDSYAEQSCTAGRSAFITGQCVFRTGLSKVGMPGANLGMRSEDPTIAELLKPMGYATGQFGKNHLGDKDEMLPTNHGFDEFFGNLYHLNAEEEPELRDYPPAADFPNYKKNFGPRGVLDCKANPDGTQSIVDTGALTKKRMQTIDDEVLAKAKDFIDRQVKADIPFFVWFNTTHMHFRTHAKPESLGQSGRWQSEYHDVMIDHDKCVGELLDYLDALGITDNTFVMYSTDNGPHMNSWPDAGMTPFRSEKNTNWEGAFRVPELIRWPGVIEPGTISNEIVSHLDWLPTLLAIAGDPEIKEKLLKGHQAGNKTFKVHLDGYNLVPYLKGEVEKSPRLEYFYFSDDGNLMALRYDHWKTVFMEQRVQGTCQIWAEPFVVLRVPKLFNLRTDPYERADITSNTYWDWMFDHIPLVLAAQPLVAQFISTFEEFPPRQKAASFTVDQVMEKIMDGITSH; from the coding sequence ATGTCAACAAAACAACCCAATATTTTGATTATCTGGGGTGACGATATTGGTCAATCCAATCTCAGTTGTTACACCCATGGCTTAATGGGTTACAAAACCCCGAATATTGATCGTATTGCTAAAGAAGGAATGCTATTCACTGATTCCTACGCCGAACAAAGTTGTACCGCAGGGCGATCGGCTTTTATTACAGGTCAATGCGTTTTTCGCACAGGCTTAAGTAAAGTCGGAATGCCTGGAGCCAATTTAGGAATGCGTTCCGAAGACCCCACGATCGCCGAATTACTGAAACCGATGGGTTACGCCACAGGTCAATTTGGTAAAAATCATCTGGGCGATAAAGATGAAATGTTGCCGACTAATCACGGCTTTGATGAATTTTTCGGCAATCTCTATCACCTCAACGCCGAAGAAGAACCCGAACTACGAGACTATCCTCCTGCTGCTGATTTTCCCAATTACAAGAAAAATTTTGGCCCACGCGGTGTACTGGACTGTAAAGCGAACCCCGACGGGACCCAAAGCATTGTTGATACGGGCGCATTGACTAAAAAGCGGATGCAAACTATTGATGATGAAGTTCTAGCGAAAGCTAAGGATTTTATCGATCGCCAAGTCAAGGCCGATATTCCCTTCTTTGTCTGGTTTAATACGACCCATATGCACTTCCGCACCCATGCGAAACCTGAGAGTTTAGGGCAGTCGGGACGTTGGCAGTCGGAATACCACGATGTGATGATTGACCACGATAAATGTGTGGGTGAATTGCTCGATTATCTCGATGCTCTCGGTATTACGGATAATACGTTTGTTATGTATAGCACCGATAACGGCCCCCACATGAATTCCTGGCCCGATGCAGGGATGACTCCTTTTCGCAGTGAAAAAAATACGAACTGGGAAGGAGCCTTTCGGGTTCCTGAACTGATTCGCTGGCCTGGTGTGATTGAACCGGGTACGATCTCCAATGAAATTGTCAGTCATCTGGATTGGTTGCCGACTTTGCTGGCGATCGCGGGTGATCCAGAGATTAAGGAAAAACTACTCAAGGGTCATCAGGCAGGGAATAAAACTTTCAAGGTACATCTTGATGGCTATAACCTTGTTCCTTACCTGAAAGGAGAAGTTGAAAAAAGCCCACGCTTAGAATATTTCTACTTTAGTGATGATGGCAACTTAATGGCCCTACGTTATGATCATTGGAAAACCGTTTTCATGGAACAACGAGTACAAGGTACTTGTCAAATTTGGGCTGAACCTTTTGTCGTATTGCGCGTGCCAAAACTGTTCAATCTCCGCACCGATCCCTATGAACGTGCCGATATTACCTCGAATACCTATTGGGATTGGATGTTTGATCACATTCCTTTGGTATTAGCGGCTCAACCGTTGGTTGCTCAATTTATTTCAACTTTTGAGGAGTTTCCTCCGCGCCAAAAAGCTGCCAGCTTTACGGTTGACCAGGTAATGGAAAAAATTATGGACGGCATTACCAGTCACTAA
- a CDS encoding DUF202 domain-containing protein: MNQFPKDPEPSKPLSTNELASDRTELAKYRSRAAADRTLMAWIRTSLSLIGFGFGIPTIVRTIERTEVVHHVDPVRFSVIVGLAFIGTGMLGMALGLKEHRQLLKQIQRDRYTYEESHSAEIVGVALLVIGFISFIGVIIKSLDF; this comes from the coding sequence ATGAATCAATTTCCTAAGGATCCTGAACCCTCTAAGCCACTTTCTACTAATGAATTAGCCAGCGATCGCACTGAACTGGCTAAATATAGAAGTCGAGCCGCCGCTGACCGTACCTTAATGGCTTGGATTCGTACTTCTTTATCTCTGATTGGTTTTGGTTTTGGCATTCCTACAATTGTGAGAACCATTGAGCGTACTGAAGTGGTTCATCACGTTGATCCTGTCAGATTTTCGGTAATTGTCGGTTTGGCTTTTATTGGCACAGGAATGTTAGGAATGGCTTTAGGATTGAAAGAACACCGTCAATTATTGAAGCAAATTCAACGTGATCGCTATACCTACGAAGAGTCTCACAGCGCGGAAATTGTTGGGGTAGCCTTATTAGTGATTGGCTTCATTAGTTTTATTGGAGTCATTATTAAATCTTTAGATTTCTAA
- a CDS encoding DUF1622 domain-containing protein: MELLEHLEGGLALVITLFKFLLEAIAVFCIILGIVKIGQLAITLNRHHGPNKFSQIRLEFGMWLVMALEFQLGADILTTTLSSSFDSLGKLGIVALIRTFLNHFLTKELESQSQQKTNNHRLFISIKPLFLLQ, encoded by the coding sequence GTGGAGTTATTGGAACATTTAGAAGGTGGATTAGCTCTGGTTATTACCTTGTTTAAGTTCTTACTAGAAGCTATTGCTGTATTTTGTATTATCTTAGGGATCGTAAAAATAGGACAACTCGCGATCACCCTTAATCGTCATCATGGCCCAAACAAATTTTCGCAAATCCGACTAGAATTTGGGATGTGGTTGGTAATGGCTTTAGAATTTCAGTTAGGGGCCGATATTCTTACTACAACTTTAAGTTCTTCCTTTGATTCTTTAGGCAAACTTGGAATCGTCGCCCTAATCCGAACTTTTTTAAATCATTTTTTAACCAAAGAATTAGAATCCCAGTCTCAACAAAAAACGAATAATCATAGATTATTTATAAGCATTAAACCCTTATTTTTGTTGCAATAA
- a CDS encoding DUF2808 domain-containing protein, whose protein sequence is MALHDKRDKFSMRLLVFAISAISSLSLSIPSGFAQTLPFPENSTFFTGQPPNLVTTETPDSRINWPNAHYYFTFDLPKNSVQSLGKVTIQPQPNVQTIQFNLANTTAFQGTQNSQGQAFALKASQDPKTQAIAVIFDPPIPPGTGFSIRLEANQNPSVSGTYLFSVTTFPAGPNPIGFDMGVGRLSFYQTF, encoded by the coding sequence GTGGCCCTGCACGATAAGCGTGATAAATTTTCTATGCGTCTCTTAGTATTTGCGATTAGCGCGATCAGCAGTTTGAGTTTATCTATTCCTAGTGGATTCGCTCAAACTTTACCTTTTCCTGAAAACAGCACCTTTTTTACAGGTCAGCCACCTAACCTAGTAACAACAGAAACTCCCGACAGCCGAATAAACTGGCCCAATGCCCATTACTATTTCACGTTTGATCTGCCTAAAAATTCTGTTCAATCGTTAGGAAAAGTAACCATTCAACCCCAACCTAATGTTCAGACGATCCAGTTTAATTTAGCGAATACCACTGCTTTTCAAGGCACTCAAAATAGTCAGGGGCAAGCCTTCGCTTTAAAAGCCAGCCAAGATCCCAAAACGCAGGCGATCGCTGTCATTTTCGATCCTCCCATTCCACCAGGAACAGGCTTTAGTATTCGCTTAGAAGCTAATCAAAATCCATCAGTGTCAGGAACCTATTTATTTTCCGTGACAACGTTTCCTGCGGGGCCAAATCCCATTGGCTTTGATATGGGCGTGGGAAGATTGAGTTTTTATCAAACTTTCTAA